One window of the Rufibacter radiotolerans genome contains the following:
- a CDS encoding penicillin acylase family protein codes for MKWIKALVSVALTLMAVYGLNRTYGIIPALGPFLSPYEGFWRNSEREGEFQSEELVLEGLQAPVQVRFDSLRVPHIFAQNDHDLYLAQGYLTARDRLWQMEFMTHAAAGRLSELIGDQMLEMDRYQRRMGMVTSAKRSLQKMMSDPQTRNAMQAYTAGVNAYIDQLSPQDYPFEYKLLHYAPERWSPLKIALLLKMLTNDMTGYSDDLRMTNNLRKYGAETMKDLFPNYPFREEPIMVAGAQPKFKPVPIPPTPAEFMAGAALHSLERQKPENLGSNNWAVAGARTASGYPLLASDPHLGLTLPSIWHAVQLHAPGINTYGVMIPGAPGVGIGFNEHIAWGMTNVGADVLDWYEIKFKDNTRQQYWHNQRWKPVRRVVEKIKVKGGKDIVDTVLYTHHGPVAYLPHEKPFRSGNTPTGHALRWIAHDNQNELKTLFLINRATNYPQFRQALVTWAAPAFNFVYADTLNIAIVSNGLYPLKWPGQGKFLLDGTNPAHDWQGWIPMNQVPMTLNPARGFVSSANQSPVNPKDYPYYLGSTFAGYERSARINQRLTAMNQVTPDSFRVLQTDNYSFVPKNILPTLLGLIEQNNLSGTQKKAFQALANWNYRFEANQLAPYLFEEWTQRLAKAIFFDEFPPETQKAPSRDRLVQMLLQEPNAPWYDNVNTPQKETLPQLVNTTFKHVADSLYTKDAKGQWGNARNSTIKHMAQLPGFGQKLFAGGSANSINALNGSHGPSWRMVVQMGPQVQAWGVYPGGQSGNPGSRFYDQLLNDWQAGKLHQLLFLKSVQDQPATTSITWTLKKN; via the coding sequence ATGAAATGGATCAAAGCCCTTGTCTCTGTCGCCCTTACGCTCATGGCGGTTTATGGCCTTAACCGCACCTACGGCATTATTCCGGCGTTGGGGCCGTTTCTGAGCCCCTATGAGGGCTTCTGGCGGAACAGTGAGCGGGAGGGAGAATTTCAGTCTGAGGAACTGGTACTGGAGGGGCTGCAGGCGCCGGTACAGGTGCGGTTTGACTCGCTTCGGGTGCCCCACATCTTCGCGCAGAACGACCATGACCTGTATTTGGCGCAGGGCTATCTCACCGCCAGAGACCGGCTATGGCAAATGGAGTTCATGACGCACGCCGCCGCCGGACGGCTCTCTGAACTCATCGGAGACCAAATGCTGGAGATGGACCGCTACCAGCGCCGTATGGGCATGGTGACCTCAGCTAAGAGATCACTCCAGAAAATGATGTCCGACCCGCAGACCCGCAATGCCATGCAAGCCTACACCGCCGGGGTGAACGCTTACATAGACCAATTATCTCCGCAGGACTATCCTTTTGAGTACAAACTGCTGCATTACGCCCCAGAGCGCTGGTCGCCGTTAAAGATAGCGCTGCTGCTCAAGATGCTCACCAATGACATGACCGGGTACTCAGATGACCTGCGCATGACCAATAACCTGCGCAAATACGGCGCGGAGACCATGAAAGACCTGTTCCCCAATTATCCCTTCCGGGAGGAGCCTATCATGGTAGCCGGGGCCCAACCTAAATTCAAGCCGGTGCCTATTCCGCCTACACCCGCTGAGTTTATGGCCGGGGCGGCGCTTCACTCCCTGGAACGGCAGAAGCCCGAAAACCTGGGCAGCAACAACTGGGCCGTGGCTGGGGCCCGGACCGCCAGCGGCTACCCCTTGCTGGCCTCAGACCCGCACCTGGGCCTCACCCTGCCTTCCATCTGGCACGCGGTGCAGTTGCACGCACCGGGCATTAACACCTACGGCGTGATGATACCGGGCGCGCCGGGCGTGGGCATTGGGTTCAACGAGCACATTGCCTGGGGCATGACCAACGTGGGCGCCGATGTGCTGGACTGGTACGAGATCAAATTCAAGGATAACACCCGCCAGCAGTACTGGCATAACCAGCGATGGAAACCCGTGCGCCGGGTAGTGGAGAAAATAAAAGTAAAAGGCGGCAAAGACATAGTGGACACGGTACTCTACACCCACCATGGGCCGGTGGCCTACCTTCCCCATGAGAAACCCTTCCGGAGCGGCAACACGCCCACCGGTCACGCCTTGCGGTGGATTGCCCATGACAACCAGAATGAACTCAAAACCCTGTTCCTGATCAATCGCGCCACCAATTACCCACAGTTCAGGCAAGCGCTGGTGACCTGGGCGGCCCCGGCATTTAATTTCGTCTACGCCGATACCCTCAACATTGCCATTGTCTCTAATGGTCTGTACCCCCTCAAGTGGCCGGGGCAGGGTAAGTTCCTGCTGGACGGCACCAACCCCGCCCACGACTGGCAGGGCTGGATTCCCATGAACCAGGTGCCCATGACCCTGAACCCGGCGCGCGGCTTTGTGAGCTCGGCTAACCAGTCGCCGGTAAACCCCAAGGATTACCCGTATTACCTGGGCTCCACGTTTGCGGGCTATGAGCGGAGCGCCCGCATTAACCAGCGCCTCACGGCCATGAACCAGGTCACCCCAGACAGTTTCAGGGTGCTACAGACAGACAATTACAGCTTCGTGCCTAAGAATATTCTGCCCACTTTACTGGGGCTCATAGAACAAAACAACCTGTCTGGCACCCAGAAGAAAGCCTTCCAGGCCTTGGCTAATTGGAACTACCGCTTTGAGGCCAACCAGCTCGCGCCTTACCTGTTTGAGGAATGGACCCAACGGCTGGCCAAGGCTATTTTCTTTGATGAATTCCCGCCGGAAACCCAGAAGGCGCCTTCCCGCGACCGCCTGGTGCAGATGCTCTTGCAGGAACCCAACGCGCCCTGGTATGACAACGTGAACACGCCCCAAAAAGAGACCCTTCCCCAATTGGTCAACACCACCTTTAAGCACGTAGCCGACAGTCTATACACCAAAGACGCGAAGGGCCAATGGGGCAACGCGCGCAACTCCACTATCAAACACATGGCCCAACTGCCAGGCTTCGGGCAGAAGCTGTTTGCCGGCGGAAGCGCCAATTCCATCAATGCCCTCAACGGCAGCCATGGCCCGTCCTGGCGCATGGTGGTGCAGATGGGGCCGCAGGTGCAGGCCTGGGGGGTATACCCCGGCGGACAAAGCGGCAACCCCGGCAGCCGGTTCTATGACCAATTACTCAATGACTGGCAGGCTGGCAAGCTGCACCAACTGCTTTTTTTGAAATCAGTGCAGGACCAACCCGCCACCACCTCTATCACCTGGACCTTAAAGAAAAACTAG
- a CDS encoding M16 family metallopeptidase has protein sequence MKLRFLSTLLLGASLAASAQSNKIAFTEYDLPNGLHVILHQDKTTPTVAVTMMYHVGSKNENADRTGFAHFFEHLMFEGSENIERGKYINMIQSAGGAVNANTSFDRTYYYQILPSNQLALGLWMEADRLKSAKIDQQGVETQRQVVKEEKKQRIDNQPYGTLLENTFATAYDVYPYRWVPIGSAQYIDKASLAEFNHFYKTFYVPNNATLTIAGDLDVNQTKQWVEQYFGGIPKGALPIPRPSVVEPKQIEEGRKVVFDNIQLPAVVQAYHIPAQGTEDSYAISMLTTLLSGGQSSRLNKALVDKQQKAVTVASIPLSLEAPGLFINLAVANMGVDVHDLERAMDAEIERVKNEAISDAEFQKLRNKVETDYINGLSTLEGRTEKLASYHALYGNTNLINTELDKFLAVTKDDLARVAKQYLTKENRAVLHYLPKATQAR, from the coding sequence ATGAAACTTAGATTTTTGAGTACCCTGTTGCTGGGTGCCAGCCTAGCGGCCTCTGCGCAGAGCAACAAGATCGCCTTTACGGAATATGACCTGCCCAACGGTCTGCACGTGATTCTGCACCAGGACAAAACCACGCCCACCGTGGCCGTTACCATGATGTACCACGTGGGTTCCAAGAACGAGAACGCAGACCGCACAGGCTTTGCCCACTTCTTTGAGCACCTGATGTTTGAAGGCTCTGAGAACATAGAGCGCGGCAAGTACATTAACATGATCCAGAGCGCGGGCGGAGCCGTGAACGCCAATACCTCCTTTGACCGCACCTACTACTACCAGATTCTGCCCTCCAACCAACTGGCCCTGGGCCTCTGGATGGAAGCCGACCGCTTAAAATCTGCCAAGATTGACCAACAGGGTGTGGAGACGCAGCGACAGGTGGTGAAAGAAGAGAAAAAGCAGCGTATTGATAATCAGCCCTACGGCACCTTGCTGGAGAACACCTTCGCCACTGCGTATGACGTGTACCCCTACCGCTGGGTGCCTATTGGGTCTGCGCAGTACATAGACAAAGCCTCTCTAGCCGAGTTCAACCATTTCTACAAGACCTTCTACGTGCCCAATAACGCCACTTTAACCATTGCCGGCGACCTGGACGTGAACCAGACCAAGCAATGGGTGGAGCAGTATTTCGGGGGTATTCCTAAGGGTGCGTTGCCTATCCCACGCCCCAGCGTGGTGGAACCTAAGCAAATAGAAGAAGGCCGGAAAGTGGTGTTTGACAACATTCAGCTGCCAGCCGTAGTGCAGGCCTACCACATTCCGGCGCAGGGCACCGAAGATTCTTATGCTATCAGTATGCTCACTACCTTGTTGTCTGGTGGACAGAGCTCGCGCCTGAACAAAGCGTTGGTAGACAAGCAGCAGAAAGCGGTGACGGTTGCTTCTATTCCGTTGTCTTTGGAGGCCCCGGGGCTGTTTATCAACCTGGCCGTGGCCAACATGGGCGTAGACGTGCATGACCTGGAGCGCGCCATGGATGCCGAAATTGAGCGGGTAAAGAATGAGGCTATCTCAGATGCTGAGTTCCAGAAACTACGCAACAAGGTAGAGACCGACTACATCAACGGGCTTTCTACCCTGGAGGGCCGCACCGAGAAACTGGCCTCTTATCATGCCCTGTACGGCAACACCAACCTCATCAACACCGAGCTGGACAAGTTCCTGGCCGTGACCAAAGATGACCTGGCACGGGTGGCCAAGCAGTATTTAACCAAAGAAAACCGGGCCGTGTTGCATTACCTGCCCAAGGCTACCCAAGCCAGATAA
- a CDS encoding insulinase family protein: MKKYISVFFLALSTSFSGVSVAQTSKQTPPAAGLAPVIEVGKVESFTLSNGLKVYVVENHNLPTVAMNLVLDRAPLLEGDKAGLTTAAGYLMRSGTASRTNDQLDEEIDFIGASLNTSSTGFSASGLKKHFPKLLELSADVVLNPKFNQEELDKFKKQMASNLASSKEDPATIENNVQQALLFGKNHPYGEVITEKTVEAISLADVQQYHNTYFRPNIGYLAIVGDVNVKDAKKLVKQYFGKWKKAEVKQTAFAAPAPLAGNKVSVVDRPNSVQSSISVAYAVDLKPGSPDAIAASLMNNILGGSFARLDANLREKHAYTYGSNSTLTNDRVAGRFRAFASVRNPVTDSAFAQIMSEMNRMRQEPVPNDELQKVKNMVTGSFARSLENPLTVAMFAINTARYNLPKDYYANYLKNVAAVTPADIQRVAQQYLQPDKAHLIVVGNAREVADKLKPFNPSQPIAYFNAFGEQTEAPMASLPAGATVQSVLAAYINALGGKANVENVRDLTIKRTMNMPGAQLAIVQQQKGVDKSHMTISFGENEVNRVVINGNKGTMVSQGQVKELQGGELLDQKLESWMFSFLKYDQLGVKLALNQVEKVDGREAYKLELTMPSGKKSFHYFDKETGLKVREVATEQTSVGTASQTIDLKNYREVNGIKFPHQIDLHVGSQVISSTVTSVEINKNLKDDIFKLK, encoded by the coding sequence ATGAAAAAATATATATCTGTTTTCTTTCTGGCCCTCTCTACCTCTTTTAGTGGCGTAAGTGTGGCCCAAACCTCTAAGCAGACGCCGCCGGCCGCCGGTCTGGCCCCGGTGATAGAGGTAGGTAAAGTTGAGTCATTCACCCTGTCCAATGGCCTAAAGGTGTACGTGGTGGAGAACCATAACCTGCCTACCGTAGCCATGAACCTGGTGCTGGACCGCGCCCCGCTGCTGGAAGGCGACAAAGCCGGTCTCACCACCGCTGCCGGCTACCTGATGCGTAGCGGTACCGCCTCGCGCACCAATGACCAGCTGGACGAAGAGATTGACTTCATCGGTGCGTCCTTGAACACCTCCTCCACCGGTTTCTCGGCTTCGGGCCTGAAAAAGCATTTCCCTAAGCTGTTGGAGCTGAGCGCCGATGTGGTCCTGAACCCGAAGTTCAACCAGGAAGAGCTGGATAAGTTCAAGAAACAGATGGCCTCTAACCTGGCCTCGTCCAAAGAAGACCCGGCTACTATTGAGAACAACGTGCAACAGGCCTTGCTGTTCGGGAAGAACCATCCTTACGGCGAAGTGATCACCGAGAAAACGGTAGAGGCTATTTCGCTAGCCGATGTGCAGCAATACCACAACACGTACTTCAGACCGAACATTGGCTACCTGGCCATTGTGGGCGACGTGAACGTGAAAGACGCCAAGAAGCTGGTGAAGCAGTATTTTGGCAAATGGAAGAAAGCCGAGGTGAAGCAAACCGCCTTCGCGGCCCCGGCGCCTTTAGCGGGCAATAAAGTTTCTGTGGTAGACCGGCCGAACTCGGTGCAGTCCTCTATCTCGGTGGCCTACGCGGTAGACCTGAAGCCCGGTAGCCCAGACGCCATTGCCGCCAGTTTGATGAACAATATCCTGGGTGGTTCCTTCGCCCGCCTGGATGCCAACCTGCGAGAGAAGCACGCCTATACCTATGGCTCCAACTCCACGTTGACCAATGACCGCGTGGCAGGCCGTTTCAGGGCTTTTGCCAGCGTGCGCAACCCTGTTACGGACAGTGCCTTCGCGCAGATCATGTCAGAGATGAACCGCATGCGCCAGGAACCGGTGCCCAATGATGAACTGCAGAAAGTGAAGAATATGGTGACCGGCTCTTTCGCCAGATCCTTGGAGAACCCGCTTACGGTAGCCATGTTTGCCATTAACACTGCCCGCTACAACTTGCCCAAAGACTATTATGCCAACTACCTCAAGAATGTAGCCGCAGTAACCCCTGCGGATATCCAGCGGGTGGCGCAGCAATACCTGCAGCCAGATAAAGCGCACCTGATTGTGGTAGGGAACGCCCGCGAGGTAGCCGACAAGCTGAAGCCGTTTAACCCAAGCCAGCCAATTGCCTATTTCAATGCTTTTGGGGAGCAGACTGAAGCGCCCATGGCGTCTCTGCCGGCCGGAGCAACCGTGCAAAGCGTATTGGCGGCCTACATCAATGCCCTGGGCGGGAAAGCCAACGTGGAAAACGTGCGGGACCTTACCATTAAGCGTACCATGAACATGCCCGGCGCACAGCTGGCTATTGTGCAGCAGCAGAAAGGCGTAGACAAATCGCACATGACCATAAGTTTCGGGGAGAATGAGGTGAACCGCGTGGTGATTAACGGCAACAAAGGCACCATGGTCTCGCAAGGCCAGGTGAAAGAACTGCAGGGCGGCGAATTGCTGGACCAAAAGCTGGAAAGCTGGATGTTCAGTTTCCTGAAGTACGACCAACTGGGCGTGAAACTGGCCCTGAACCAGGTAGAGAAAGTAGATGGCCGCGAAGCCTACAAATTGGAACTTACCATGCCCAGTGGCAAGAAGTCTTTCCACTATTTTGACAAAGAGACCGGCCTGAAGGTGCGCGAGGTAGCCACCGAACAAACCAGCGTAGGCACCGCCTCCCAGACCATTGACCTGAAAAACTACCGCGAAGTAAACGGCATCAAATTCCCGCACCAGATTGACCTGCATGTGGGCAGCCAGGTAATTTCCTCCACCGTGACCAGCGTAGAGATCAACAAAAACTTGAAAGACGATATCTTCAAGCTGAAGTAA
- a CDS encoding efflux RND transporter periplasmic adaptor subunit, with the protein MDRELPQTVVQQAKRRRLWLIAGVVAVMVLGVVAFRFMLETRVSKSEIRIATVEVGAVEASLTATGTVVPENEEVITSPIQAKIERVLHTPGDQVASGESLLQLDKQLAQTSFEKLRDEQQLKQNKTAQVENDLRKNVNQLRSRYAVQEVRVKSLQAALADEQYLLSIGGGTKENVKKAELDLKVAILELNQLQRQIKDEQEAARIGMKDVGFELEMKRRDIGQLQRQLDQADVKATRKGVVTWVNEEIGATVNAGDPLARVADLSSFKIKATISDTYAEQLKVGGPVTVRINNTDLRGEIANIQPKVENGIITFYVRLQEKNHQALRSNLRVEVFVLTDFRPNVLRVKNGPFYTGAKEQAVFVVQGDKAIRRTLKTGASNFDFVELQGDISAGEQIILSSTKEYAHLEELHITNN; encoded by the coding sequence ATGGATAGAGAATTACCCCAAACCGTTGTTCAACAAGCCAAGCGCCGGCGCTTGTGGCTCATAGCAGGAGTGGTGGCGGTGATGGTGCTGGGAGTAGTGGCGTTTCGGTTTATGTTGGAGACCCGCGTCTCTAAATCTGAGATAAGAATAGCCACCGTGGAAGTGGGCGCCGTAGAAGCCTCCTTGACCGCCACCGGTACCGTGGTCCCTGAAAACGAGGAAGTAATTACCAGCCCCATCCAGGCCAAGATAGAGCGCGTGCTGCATACGCCCGGTGACCAGGTAGCCTCCGGCGAATCCCTTTTGCAACTAGATAAACAACTGGCCCAAACGTCTTTTGAGAAACTCAGAGACGAGCAGCAACTCAAGCAAAATAAAACCGCACAGGTAGAGAACGACCTTCGCAAGAACGTCAACCAGCTCCGCTCCCGCTATGCCGTGCAGGAGGTGCGCGTGAAAAGCCTGCAGGCCGCCCTGGCAGACGAACAATATTTGCTTTCTATTGGCGGCGGCACCAAAGAGAACGTGAAGAAAGCCGAGCTGGATTTGAAAGTAGCCATCCTGGAGCTGAACCAATTGCAGCGCCAGATCAAAGATGAGCAGGAAGCCGCCCGCATAGGTATGAAAGATGTGGGCTTTGAACTGGAGATGAAACGCCGCGACATTGGCCAGCTGCAGCGCCAGCTGGACCAGGCAGACGTGAAAGCCACGCGCAAAGGCGTGGTGACCTGGGTAAACGAGGAAATTGGCGCTACCGTCAACGCCGGCGACCCACTGGCCCGCGTAGCCGACCTGAGCAGTTTCAAAATCAAAGCCACCATCTCAGATACTTACGCCGAGCAACTGAAAGTAGGCGGGCCCGTGACCGTGCGCATCAACAATACTGACCTGCGCGGCGAGATTGCCAACATTCAGCCCAAGGTAGAGAACGGCATCATTACGTTTTATGTGCGCCTGCAGGAGAAAAACCACCAGGCCTTGCGCTCCAACCTGCGGGTAGAGGTGTTTGTGCTCACAGACTTCAGGCCCAACGTGCTGCGCGTGAAAAACGGGCCTTTCTATACCGGTGCCAAAGAGCAAGCGGTGTTTGTGGTACAGGGTGACAAAGCCATCCGGCGTACGCTCAAGACCGGGGCCAGCAATTTTGACTTCGTGGAACTGCAGGGCGACATCTCCGCCGGCGAGCAGATCATTCTCTCCAGCACCAAGGAGTACGCGCATCTGGAGGAGCTTCACATCACCAATAACTAG